A window of Pirellula sp. SH-Sr6A contains these coding sequences:
- a CDS encoding DoxX family protein: MSPNRETLTSAGLLLLRVGLGGLMLVHGIPKVQGFSAMSAAFPDPIGLGSQLSLILAIGAEVGCSLLLIAGFATRLATIPLAFTMFVALFLVHGSDPWKVKELAAVYLLGYVSLFLTGPGCFSLDHCCWNKPKPPAA; the protein is encoded by the coding sequence ATGAGTCCGAACCGAGAAACGCTCACGTCTGCAGGATTGCTGTTGTTACGAGTCGGTTTAGGTGGGTTGATGCTGGTGCATGGTATCCCCAAGGTGCAAGGATTTAGCGCGATGTCGGCGGCTTTTCCGGATCCGATCGGGCTGGGGAGCCAGTTGAGTTTGATACTGGCGATTGGTGCGGAGGTTGGGTGTTCGCTTTTATTGATCGCAGGGTTTGCGACCCGATTGGCGACGATTCCGTTGGCGTTCACGATGTTCGTAGCGTTGTTCCTGGTTCACGGCTCCGATCCATGGAAGGTCAAAGAGTTGGCGGCCGTTTACTTGCTAGGCTACGTCTCCCTTTTTCTTACAGGCCCTGGTTGCTTCTCGCTCGACCATTGCTGCTGGAATAAACCGAAGCCCCCTGCAGCCTAA
- a CDS encoding DUF1552 domain-containing protein, with product MLSNSTRPSRRTVLRGIGVSMALPWLESLSFATGATTACTDSPPTRTLVTFTGMGFHSQHWWAKGEGAAMELGPCLKPLEAWKERLVFLSGLWNEQANNGVIHCMQTGNMLSGAPMSKTEVRTGVSFDQLLAQKIGDRTRIPSLVLGCEGPIPGLQDGHPLLYSSHISWSTAVSPTWTETRPALAFDQLFRTDRNRGDRRVVDSVLEDAKSLRERLSLSDRQRFEEYLGSVHEIEGRIKRADRQRDAEGWQPTLSAPDLPRPADGIPTDIPDYWRLMNDIVLLAFRTDMTRIATLKYCNDGSAETHAHCGAKDQHHQMAHTQPPELIPLNQFFMSQLAYLCERMSEVKEGDRTLLDNTSIMHCSSMLHGNHDANQLPIILLGGAGGKLRGGRVLPYLESSNRRMCSLFLHLMDWAGLELDRFGDSNERLPGVC from the coding sequence ATGCTTTCCAATTCCACTCGACCTTCAAGGCGTACGGTGCTCCGAGGGATCGGCGTTTCCATGGCGCTCCCGTGGCTTGAATCGTTATCCTTCGCCACGGGCGCAACAACAGCCTGCACCGATTCCCCTCCCACTCGTACACTGGTCACTTTCACGGGTATGGGGTTCCATTCCCAGCATTGGTGGGCCAAAGGCGAAGGTGCCGCGATGGAACTGGGACCGTGCCTGAAGCCGCTAGAAGCATGGAAAGAGCGGCTGGTGTTTCTTAGCGGTCTGTGGAACGAGCAAGCCAACAACGGTGTCATCCACTGCATGCAGACCGGCAACATGCTCAGCGGCGCACCGATGTCCAAGACGGAAGTTCGTACCGGTGTCAGTTTCGATCAGCTATTAGCTCAAAAAATCGGAGATCGAACCCGTATCCCTTCGCTTGTGTTGGGTTGTGAAGGTCCCATTCCTGGTCTTCAGGATGGACATCCACTCCTTTACAGTTCGCACATTTCGTGGAGTACCGCCGTCTCGCCGACTTGGACCGAAACGCGCCCTGCCCTGGCTTTTGATCAGCTCTTTCGAACAGACCGAAATCGCGGAGATCGTCGCGTCGTCGATTCGGTCCTCGAAGATGCCAAGTCGCTCCGAGAGCGGCTGTCCCTCTCGGATCGACAGCGGTTCGAAGAGTATCTCGGCAGCGTTCATGAAATCGAGGGGCGCATCAAAAGAGCTGACCGGCAGCGCGATGCCGAAGGCTGGCAGCCTACCCTTTCTGCTCCCGACCTGCCTCGACCCGCCGATGGGATTCCGACGGATATCCCCGATTACTGGCGTTTGATGAACGATATCGTCCTTCTCGCGTTCCGGACCGACATGACCCGCATTGCGACACTCAAGTACTGCAACGACGGTTCAGCTGAAACGCACGCTCACTGTGGAGCGAAAGATCAGCACCACCAGATGGCTCACACCCAGCCTCCTGAACTGATTCCACTCAACCAATTCTTCATGTCGCAACTGGCGTATCTGTGTGAACGGATGTCCGAAGTCAAGGAAGGGGACCGTACTCTGCTCGACAATACGTCCATCATGCACTGTTCGAGTATGTTGCATGGAAATCATGACGCCAATCAATTGCCGATCATTCTGCTAGGTGGAGCTGGTGGCAAACTTCGCGGTGGCCGGGTGCTCCCCTATCTCGAATCGTCCAACCGTCGCATGTGCAGCCTCTTCCTTCACTTGATGGACTGGGCAGGCCTCGAACTAGACCGCTTTGGCGATTCCAATGAACGGTTGCCGGGCGTTTGTTGA
- a CDS encoding DUF1592 domain-containing protein — translation MKCLPIHCFPPAHREENCNHAIEQVRFSFVESIDIRARLVVFAWQSLSILIAATLYCSLFTTTIFAQLPNAAAVLTESQRDSFGKQIQPLLIKLCGDCHGQKPTDNDLDLTSFDSAADIVAKPRVLGDVAERLRIADMPPEDAPQPTEAEHELLQNWIRSALDAEASARSGDPGPVTLRRLSNTEYDNAIRDLTGVDMRPTQVREFPADSVGGEGFANVGDAMPVTPELVERYHQTARDVASRVVLLPQGFRFSPSADRPDWVEESLRPLREFHARYAGPHGEPPLAAHLAATLKHRERIIREGPAAIVSIAAEEKLNPTYLSVLWNGLTSTSGSSPEVDELTRLWREKADQFEIENARRQSLLKSAREKIHSQWTTAKRTLAASKVAEGSSVSFEQSVSVHRGELLVLTVFPNESHGADSTLVDWIIREANGEQRTWSVRDLVPHLLTGNPSNDQRGASWSFFETTSTPVFLTDRRDNNGGRPELQSWSLGAEPSVFVNSADNPVNVWTSLPARSFFVHPGPNRPVTVSWTSPFDGELHISGRVADVHPSGSDGVSFELSHAASAELGKALLDLGNVPSAPLDPGLPPDVLAMVRAKWREASTDPIPVLAQIQAMQDQLFEGRYGKNAALAVGNGFRAWEELRRVVDVERVQGAAREPLFRIIALPAQSETYVIWDRLRLEGGDGEPLVFSEHPVLRAAIEQASGLRFGKHPQGRPVPDTALVTAAGAEIVIDLRSLPEAVLNSLVLPRFLRADVRLDEASPETASVCAFLIAATGGGGNLAEPVAIASVDDPHAAQILHPRMASKRAEPAKEFRRLFPPAVLFQPIIPRDAQGSIFLYRREDEALQRLMLDEDGKKEIDRLWRELEFVSEQALHTPAAYEGLVQYYRKPNDGARIMFFYIQEFQKQIKREASDFLATQVAAERSHLESLFAFAERAWRRPLEANERDAILASYHADREEGAKHDPALRAALARVLSSPWFLYRVEQPSLGAGWQAISGHELATRLSFLLWDSIPDEELRAKSTSLHQRDVMEQQLRRMLQDDRVRGMAAEFGGRWLGVRDFVDNHGRSLKHFPEFTPALRDALAEEPVQFFIDLLMNDRPVADVIDADAVVINDVLASHYGIPGVEGSQWRRVEDVSVYGRGGFLGFGAVIAKQSAAARTSPIKRGAWIVQMLGERLPKVPPEVPPLPETPPAGLSVREITELHRQDAKCAGCHVRIDPYGMAMERFDAIGRFRPASELKPGDTVGMLRDGTVIDGIDGLRGYFAGPRREDLLRTLARKLTGYALGRAVMTSDRALVENVTRTMTHGGRWSDTLLVIAQSEQFLSMRSVANAESTQ, via the coding sequence GTGAAATGCCTCCCCATTCATTGCTTCCCACCTGCGCATCGCGAGGAGAATTGCAATCATGCCATCGAGCAGGTCCGTTTCTCATTCGTTGAGTCCATCGACATTCGCGCTCGACTCGTCGTCTTCGCTTGGCAATCTCTTTCGATCCTCATTGCTGCCACGCTTTATTGCTCTCTGTTCACTACCACCATATTCGCTCAGCTGCCCAACGCGGCCGCGGTGCTTACGGAATCGCAACGGGACTCTTTCGGGAAGCAGATCCAGCCGCTATTGATCAAGCTCTGTGGAGATTGCCACGGACAGAAGCCCACGGACAACGATCTCGATCTCACTAGCTTTGATAGCGCCGCGGATATCGTTGCTAAGCCACGAGTGCTTGGTGACGTTGCCGAACGCCTCCGTATAGCTGACATGCCACCCGAAGATGCCCCGCAGCCCACGGAGGCCGAACATGAGTTGCTTCAGAACTGGATCCGTTCGGCGTTGGATGCGGAAGCGAGTGCACGTTCTGGCGATCCAGGTCCCGTTACACTGCGGCGTTTGAGCAATACCGAATACGATAACGCAATCCGCGATCTCACCGGAGTCGACATGCGACCGACGCAGGTTCGCGAGTTTCCTGCGGATAGTGTGGGAGGGGAAGGTTTCGCAAACGTTGGCGACGCCATGCCCGTCACTCCAGAACTGGTCGAGCGCTATCATCAAACCGCTCGCGATGTCGCATCGAGAGTTGTCCTCCTCCCTCAAGGTTTCCGCTTTTCACCTTCCGCTGATCGGCCTGATTGGGTGGAGGAATCGCTTCGTCCCCTTCGGGAATTCCACGCGCGTTACGCGGGCCCCCATGGCGAGCCACCTCTGGCTGCACATCTTGCGGCAACGTTGAAGCACCGTGAGCGAATCATCCGAGAAGGCCCTGCGGCGATCGTTTCTATTGCGGCCGAAGAAAAGCTCAACCCAACCTATCTCTCGGTGCTGTGGAATGGGCTCACCAGTACGTCCGGCTCGTCTCCAGAGGTCGATGAACTGACCAGGCTGTGGCGAGAAAAAGCCGATCAGTTTGAGATCGAAAACGCACGTCGCCAATCCCTTTTGAAGTCGGCCCGAGAGAAGATCCATTCGCAATGGACTACGGCCAAAAGGACACTCGCGGCATCCAAGGTGGCAGAGGGTAGCTCCGTTTCCTTTGAACAATCCGTTTCCGTTCATCGAGGTGAACTGCTCGTTCTAACCGTCTTCCCAAACGAAAGCCACGGAGCTGACAGCACGCTGGTAGACTGGATAATTCGGGAAGCCAACGGCGAACAACGTACGTGGAGTGTTCGCGACCTCGTCCCCCATCTGCTGACGGGAAATCCATCGAACGATCAACGCGGCGCAAGTTGGAGCTTTTTCGAAACCACTTCAACGCCGGTTTTCTTAACCGATCGACGTGACAACAACGGGGGGCGACCCGAGCTCCAGTCATGGAGCTTGGGGGCAGAACCCTCGGTATTCGTAAACTCCGCAGACAATCCGGTAAATGTCTGGACGTCCCTACCAGCTCGGTCATTCTTTGTACATCCGGGTCCGAATCGACCCGTAACGGTCAGTTGGACCAGTCCCTTCGATGGCGAATTGCACATTAGCGGTCGCGTTGCCGATGTTCACCCGTCCGGAAGCGATGGAGTGTCGTTCGAGCTTTCGCATGCTGCATCTGCCGAACTAGGGAAAGCGTTGTTGGATCTAGGCAACGTCCCTTCGGCTCCACTCGATCCTGGACTGCCACCCGACGTTCTGGCGATGGTAAGAGCGAAGTGGCGGGAAGCGAGCACGGACCCAATACCGGTTCTCGCACAGATCCAAGCCATGCAAGATCAGTTGTTTGAAGGAAGGTATGGCAAGAATGCTGCGCTCGCCGTGGGCAACGGATTTCGTGCATGGGAAGAATTGCGCCGCGTGGTCGATGTCGAAAGGGTTCAGGGGGCGGCCCGCGAACCACTCTTCCGCATCATTGCATTGCCGGCACAATCCGAAACCTATGTGATTTGGGACCGACTACGGTTAGAAGGAGGAGATGGTGAACCGCTTGTTTTTTCGGAGCATCCTGTGCTACGGGCTGCGATCGAACAGGCGTCGGGGCTTCGTTTTGGCAAACACCCGCAAGGTCGGCCTGTTCCTGATACGGCCCTCGTGACTGCCGCGGGTGCCGAGATTGTCATCGATCTGCGGAGCTTGCCCGAGGCGGTTTTGAACTCGTTGGTACTGCCGCGGTTTCTACGAGCGGACGTGAGGCTCGATGAAGCGAGTCCTGAGACAGCCTCCGTTTGCGCATTTCTGATCGCCGCGACGGGGGGCGGTGGGAATTTGGCTGAGCCCGTCGCCATCGCATCTGTTGACGATCCGCATGCCGCTCAGATCCTGCATCCGCGAATGGCGTCGAAAAGAGCGGAGCCTGCGAAGGAATTCCGCCGTCTCTTTCCGCCGGCGGTGCTCTTCCAGCCGATCATTCCACGTGATGCTCAGGGGAGCATTTTCTTATATCGTCGCGAGGATGAAGCGCTGCAAAGATTGATGCTCGACGAAGATGGCAAGAAGGAAATCGATCGTCTCTGGCGCGAACTCGAATTTGTCAGCGAGCAAGCGCTTCACACTCCTGCCGCATACGAAGGGCTCGTCCAGTATTACCGCAAGCCCAACGACGGTGCACGGATCATGTTCTTCTACATTCAAGAGTTCCAAAAACAAATCAAACGGGAAGCGTCCGACTTTTTAGCAACCCAGGTTGCTGCGGAGCGTTCCCATCTCGAATCGTTGTTCGCCTTCGCGGAGCGAGCATGGCGCCGTCCGCTCGAAGCGAACGAACGGGATGCGATCCTTGCATCCTACCACGCCGATCGAGAGGAGGGTGCGAAACACGATCCGGCCTTGCGTGCGGCACTGGCACGTGTCCTATCGTCGCCGTGGTTTCTCTATCGCGTCGAACAACCCTCCCTGGGTGCTGGTTGGCAAGCAATCTCAGGCCATGAGCTCGCAACGCGACTGAGCTTCTTGCTTTGGGATTCGATTCCGGACGAAGAATTGCGAGCGAAGTCCACTAGTCTCCACCAAAGAGATGTCATGGAGCAGCAACTGCGTCGCATGCTGCAAGACGATCGGGTGCGAGGAATGGCGGCCGAGTTTGGAGGACGTTGGCTCGGCGTGCGCGACTTCGTCGACAATCACGGACGCAGCCTCAAGCACTTCCCCGAATTCACGCCAGCCCTGCGGGATGCGCTCGCAGAGGAACCGGTACAATTCTTTATCGACTTGTTAATGAATGACCGACCAGTGGCGGACGTGATCGATGCAGATGCAGTGGTCATCAATGATGTGCTCGCCTCGCACTATGGCATTCCGGGAGTGGAAGGATCGCAATGGCGACGGGTTGAAGATGTATCCGTATATGGGCGTGGTGGGTTTCTTGGTTTTGGCGCCGTGATTGCAAAACAATCCGCGGCCGCCCGGACGAGCCCGATCAAGCGGGGTGCTTGGATCGTACAGATGCTCGGGGAGCGTCTTCCCAAAGTCCCGCCCGAGGTGCCTCCCCTTCCTGAGACTCCACCGGCAGGTCTCAGTGTCCGCGAAATCACCGAACTGCACCGTCAGGATGCCAAGTGCGCCGGATGCCATGTTCGTATCGACCCCTATGGTATGGCCATGGAACGATTCGATGCCATCGGACGCTTTCGGCCTGCGAGTGAACTCAAGCCCGGTGACACCGTAGGTATGCTACGGGACGGTACTGTGATCGATGGTATCGATGGCCTGCGAGGTTATTTTGCTGGACCTCGGCGAGAGGACCTGCTACGAACGCTTGCTCGCAAGCTTACAGGATACGCATTGGGACGCGCTGTGATGACATCCGACCGCGCACTTGTCGAAAACGTGACTCGTACGATGACCCATGGCGGACGTTGGTCAGACACTTTGCTCGTGATTGCTCAGAGCGAACAATTTCTTTCCATGCGATCCGTGGCGAATGCCGAGTCCACCCAGTAA
- a CDS encoding cupin domain-containing protein, whose product MTANLFTNLPSNLPDELFTTLLETDKLRVERIVSHGHSSPEDFWYDQDQHEWVLVLQGAARLSIEGDIRELKPGDYINIPAHHKHRVEWTTPDQPTVWLAVFYGEPTSTR is encoded by the coding sequence ATGACTGCAAACCTCTTCACCAATCTTCCCTCGAACTTACCGGACGAGCTTTTCACAACTTTGCTCGAAACGGACAAGCTTCGTGTCGAACGCATCGTTTCGCATGGTCATTCTTCACCTGAAGACTTTTGGTACGACCAAGACCAACACGAATGGGTCCTTGTACTGCAAGGAGCTGCAAGACTGTCCATTGAAGGCGATATCAGAGAGTTGAAGCCCGGCGATTACATCAACATCCCTGCGCATCACAAGCATCGGGTTGAATGGACTACGCCCGACCAGCCAACGGTTTGGTTGGCTGTGTTTTATGGAGAGCCAACCTCCACACGATGA